The Prunus dulcis chromosome 3, ALMONDv2, whole genome shotgun sequence genome segment cgtctttttgcttatttgtAGTAGTGCCAAGAGCCCTATCCGTTACTAATAGGCCAGTACTCAAGTATCTATTGTCACTTTttgatcttttatttttccagagttattacccgtataaatattttagcactttcacgtttaataatgtattatacacatacgCATGTATTTCTCACATTTAAtacacatattttttacaaacaTTTCAAATAGACACataaaattcacgtattatacacatattattgaataaaaataatatatattttaaaaaaaatggtataGCCGACCAggtatactcagttttttcctaaattttttttttgaaaatagtatagccgtacggctatactcctttttttaaaaaagtctttaaaaaaatagtatagccggacggctttacattttgacacgtggcacgcAGGCGATGGGCTGGCgggtctatatatatatatatatatatatatacacataaatagtatagccgaccggctacactagatttcttttgaattttggcTATACTCattctttctaattttttttttaaaagtacagCCGTGGGGCTGTACTGTTTCAATACGTGGCACCTAGTTGCTGTTcgagttttttaaaatatatataaatagtatagccggcgcggctatactgtttaacgattatttaattacaaaattagTGAAACACCCATTCCTAGATATGAAACTATAAATATaccctatactatttaaaacatagaaacacacccaaaataaacccaaaaatcaacaactgtatattttttaatttaattaataagatgAAATATCTTTATTACCCTTTCTAgaattaaattagttttggaTCTCATTTGAAGCCTCCCTCAGGTTTAAAGCCTCAAGCCTCTCTCCTACTTCAAACCACCATCTCTCCTCTGCTCTTTCCCTTCTTCCCTCTCTATGCCTTCAAAGTAAACCAAACAGTCTCAAAGCCATGGACCAACACAAGACCGACGACAATCTCCATTACATAGGTGGCCTCACACGTGTTCTCGCTGTCAATGCCTCCATTTCCTTTGCAGGTTTGTTCCATTTGCTtcaattcattattttccGTTTGATTTTCGCTTAATTTACTTGAATTTCTACTTGATTTCAGTTACCTCGTTGAATTTGGTGCTaatgtctattttttttcgatATGAATACAGGTTATGGTTAAGCTCACGGAGTTCTGTGGCGACTCTGTAAATTTGAGGTGTCAATTGCCGGACGAAGCCGACGCCGGTAGTGAttgcaagaagaaagaagatgaagacgaTTTCCAGTGATGATATATTCCAAAATGGCCAGATCCGTCATGTGTTCCCAATTTTCAATCCGAATCTCTTGTTCACAAATGCCGACGACAATGATTTTTCCATAGCCAAAGGGGCTGCcgcttcctcttcctctctacGGCTGCCATTGAAAAAGCTCTTCTTTGAAGAGCGGGATATGCTGAACTCAGCAAAGTCGTTTTACAATAAGTGGTATGAACAGCTGTTATACTGTTCATACCCTGCAACTGAGTTGATTTATAtaacatagtattaacagtgtacttctatgacatatTATTAACATATTTTTAGTAACAAAGCACGCTCTATATTTTGCTCTATATATGGCTGTGcacttgaagtttatgatatgcaaaatgtgatttttactAGGAAAATAGTTCTATGATATAgcattaacaatgtacttttgtgacatagtattaacaatgtattttttttttcttctaaaggTATTTCCTTTTGCCTTTGCGATTGTATCTGGTGAAACTATGGACAATTGGAGGTGGCAGCAAAGGATATCGAATCtcttgttagggttttttggatttcttgtatgaaatgatatttacaatgtttttctatgaaattgtattaagaattttttttctatgaaattgtattaacaATATACTTCTATAgcgtggtattaacaatgcacttttatgacatggtattaacaatgtacttttatgacatggtattaacaatgtacttctatgataTCGAATCtcttgttagggttttttggatttcttgtatgaaatgatatttacaatgtttttctatgaaattgtattaagaatttttttctatgaaattgtattaacaATATACTTCTATAgcgtggtattaacaatgcacttttatgacatggtattaacaatgtacttttatgacatggtattaacaatgtacttctatgatatggtttacttttttttttggggccgAAAGTTATGGAATATGAGATGGTACAATGTTTGGGcttgtttataaatttgggctgggtttgttttgggtgttttttgagtttttttttctgttgggcTTGATAGTGGCAGTGCTGTAATTTATTGGAACTTCAAcactaatttgttatttaataaatggattttgggtgtgtttatgaagtgttttccatgtggggttttttttataatttcagctcctattttgggtatattagtgaagatcccaaaaaaataagttatttattataattttttttaaaaaaaaataaaaaaataattttttttcaaaaaaaataaattaataataaattaataatccaGTTCAAAACCGGAACAGGTCAGAACCGGACCGAAACCGGTCAGAACCGAACCGGccggtttttgaaattttttttgcctaaatcgaaccgaaccggaccggttaaATAATACCGGTTTCGGTTTCGGTTTGAGGAGTGAACcggaccgaaccggaccgCACCCACCCCTACAGGTAACCACCCGTCCCAAAATTTTtacatttaattatttaatttcaaatatacGATGATCATTTTGCCTTTGGGGTTAGAATCTTTGGATTTTTGAAACATATGAGTACGACCATGTCATTTTGTGGAAAATTCATGatactaaatttttttcttaaataggGAAATTCAGGATACTAAAttgaaaatgaccaaatttttatttatttttataaacgAATTAGAAACAATTTTTAGATAAAACGGATAATGTTTAGGTTTTAAGTTCATAAATACAGTAAGAGAGTAGCGACAAAATCTAAAAAGatttaaattacaaataagTTCACAGCTGTAATATTGATGAGAGTAGCTTcagattttcaaatttgacttcaaaaaagagaaaaataatatattttattctatTACTAATTACACCGCAATAAATGGTCGCggcgaaaagaaaaaaatgaccGTTGAAAAGTTATATATACCCAATTTCCCAACGCAACTAGGAAAGGGAAACTTGAATTTCGAAAAACCCCAACAGCGTCAATAATACGCAGATCTTTCGTAAAGCCTGAAGGGTTTCTTTCAATTCCAACTCTCTTCTtcttatcatcatcatcatcgaTTTGTTCGTTCATCAATCGATCTGCGATCTCCTTCCCCTGCTTCTTCTACAACCCACAAGTTCTGCTCTTGTTCTCCGTcgtctcttttgtttttgttagcccaagttcttctcttcttctaaAACCCAGAATCTTTGCATCTTCttcacttttgaacaaagtgtACAAAAGCAATGGCGGGTCTCAAGAGAAAAAGAGCAACCCCTGATGAGATAATAGTTGTAGACGATTCTGCAGATGATGCAGATCATTACCTGACAATTTCACTAAGTGGCTGCGAGTGGGTTCGAGGGCCGATGCTCGGCCAAGGCGGATTCGGGTCGGTTTATTTGGGTTTCGTGAAAAAACCCAGGTTGTGTTTGAAGGGTGTGCCGAGGATTGTGGCCGTGAAATCGACATTGGCCTCTCAGGCGCATGATCTGATGGGGGAAGATGTTCTTCTTTACATTTTTCGTCGCTGCCCTTTTGTTATCAACTGCTATGGAGAGGATGAGACGATTGGCGCTGATGGCCGTCATTTATTCAATGTGTTCTTGGAGTACGCGGATGGAGGAACAATGGCGGATTTGATTGAGAAAtcaatgggttttgggttgcGTGAATTCCAAGTCAGAAAGTATACTGAGTCGATTTTGAAAGGGATTAAGTACATCCACGAAAGGGGTTTTGTGCATTGTGATCTCAAGCCTGAGAATATTCTGATTGTGTCTGATACCGCTGGTTCCTCTGGTGGGGCTTGTTTTGTGCCAAAAATCGGAGACTTGGGGCTTACAAAGAAGGCAAATCAGAAGTGGGAGAAGCCTTCCTTTGGAGGCACACCAATGTATTTGTCTCCAGAAGCTGTGGTTTATGGAATTCAACAGCAGCCTTCTGATATTTGGGCGTTAGGTTGTGTTGTGCTGCAAATGTTAACTGGGAGACATCCATGGGATTTCACACCTGGCGCCGTATTTGACGTTCGGGACCTGTTAACTGCCCTGCTTGCTTCAAGAATTCCTGCCATTCCTGGTTGGTTATCAAAGGAGGCTAAAGATTTCTTGCAATGTTGCTTTATGTGGAACACTTCAGAGAGGTTTACTGCTGCCATGCTCTTGAACCACCCATTTGTGACTAAACTGGATAATGGGGTTGGAGAGGTTAAACCAATTGAGCAAGTGTCTTCTGCAGTGGCTTCCTCTGTTCTGGATTGTCCTAGCTTCATACCCCTTGGAAGTTGGAAGTCTGAAGATGCAGAGGAGATGGCTCAAGAAAATGATGGTTTTTCTGAGCAGGAGATTCTTCCTCTGAAGCTCATGTCAAGGCATGTGGTTCCAAGCCCAAAACCATCAACTTTTGCTATAATGGGTGCAGCTTAGCGTAGCTTTATTGTTTACATATGAAACTCAATTGTATTTTATGAAAGCCTTTTTCATGAACTGGTGTAAATTGTAATACATTAttctattgatttttttgtacCTAATATAGAGCAAATAATACAAACATGCCACTTTGATCTCTATTTCCTTTTCAGTTTGGTCTTGCTTTTCATTGATGTACATTTTCTGACTATATTGGCAAGTTTGAAAGCTTTTTTATGAACTGGCAAGTTGGgtgtccctctctctctctctctctctctctctctgtgaaaGTTGAAGTAGGGCTACATTTCTGCAGGTAATTCTCTCACTTCCAAGTCCTCTTTCACTGTTTTATGCTGTTAGGCTTCAATCTGTGTATCTTCTTCACAATTGTTTAGTTCTCCGTTTTGATAATTTGGTACACTGGAATTCTCATTTTTTATTGGGTCTTATATCTGTTCATATGAAAGAAATATAGCATATCATTGTTTCTTTAGACTAGGGCATGAATGAAATATATCTGTTCCTTTCACAGATCCAGAGAATAGCTGTTTGAACAGATGTGAAAGAAGAGTGACTTCCAACATTTTAACTGTTTGAAGTTTTCTATTATTGCTTAAGTTGCTGTCATAAGACTACGGCATGGCATTTGtccaaacaatgaaaaaattgaaacggGAAACAAAAAACATCAAAACAATTGTGTCCACtcagaccaaaaataaaaaataaaaaaataaaaaaattgtgtccACATAAAATATAACTCTGAGTTCATTCATTTGTTGTGGTGGAAATTCCTGTAATGGAATGGATTTTAAATTGTAGTTATGGATAAATGCCAGAACTATGTATAACCTTTTTTCTCAAATCCCCTGCTCTTAACAATTAGGTTGTGCTTCTTCCCTTATTAGAACGAAGGTTTTAGTTTCACTCAATTGCAGGGGCGAGGTTTCATCCATCACATCATCTACAATTTAGGCTCATCGCCTGGATTATGTTGCAAATGGAGCTGCTGCAACCACATGATTTAAACATTTTTGTGCTATGTTTATGTAGAAGTAGTTTGCAGGCATAATTTATTGTTCCATGATCTGTTTCTTATTTGTATACTAGTTCTTTTATTACAGAGTCACTGCTACAGGGGACTAATTCTAGGGCATTGTCCAAAAGGGTGTAGAGATACtgagaaaattgagaaagagTGAATTGGTTTAATGGTAATGTGAATGGTCctctgcataagttttttGCACTGTTATCAGTCAGATGCAGGAATCTCTCTACTAGACACACACTTGCACACAGACATATGTTGATGCTTCTGATAGTTTATTAGGCTCCATATTCATTAGTTTATGATGAGAACCAGAATTGTTGCAGATAGATAGAATTGCACCACGGAATATTTGTTGGTGTGACTTGATTAGGACTCGGAATACACATACTATActtgggaaaagaaaaaagaagatatcCTTTCCAAACCATTCATCAATGACCCTGTTGTTGTGTGCAATCCAATAACCGGTGAGTTTATACACCTTCCTGAAGTTTTTAAGCTTTGAGTATCTCTAGTGAAGAGTTGTTTCATAAATACGCATCaacttgatttttattttattttatatggatAATCATGTATGCTTGGATGCTGTCTGGAACAAATGTGAATTTATGTAGGATAGATGTTCTTTTTCATGTTAATGATATTTATGCAGTAGTGAAGAAATTGATAGTGCTTTGCTATTGTGGTTTCAGAACTAAGTATGGCAGAGTTGCAGGTTGGATGGTCATTGTTGATATCTTTCATTCAAGTTGCAATTAGGGAAAGGGTAATTCATTGGGAGGGATTACTTCTCTGCATCTTCCGATGCAGAAACACTTTAGTTGATATTTCAATGCCCATCCTAAGCCTTCTTGCTTGGTAGAATATAAATGATGGGGacattttattaaaatctCTCATGTATAATGATGGTGgaaatttttagatattttagtTGACTAATGATGCATATTGTTTTGAGAATGTCTGAATGCACAGGCAGTAACTTGTTAATGCATTAAAAAGGATTGAATAGAAGTTACTGTTTTATTGGTGCCTAAAGTAACAAGAAATAATCTGTTCTGAATTCAAATGTTAAAactgtttcttttgttttgcctttTGAATTTTAGTTTGATGTTTTACATCCCTAAATCCTAACAAATTAAATTCTTTGATGGAAAGTTTGACCAACTGCTCTAGTTTACTCGGCTTATATACATTCGAGACATATGCAAATGAATCGGGCGTtaggtttctctctctctctctctctctctctctctctctctctctccctctctctctgtgcaagTTGAAGAAAGGCTGCATTTCTGCAGGTAATTCTCTCACTTCCAAGTTCTCTTTCACTGTTCTATACTGTTAGACTTTTCTCTCTGTATCTATCTTCGTAATTGTTGTTTTAGCTTTTGGGTTTGGTACACtgaaattctgttttttttctttgggtggTCATATATTATATCGCTGTTTGTATCAAAGAAatatgctttaaaaaaaaataaaaatcatgtgCTTCTTTCAGATGTTTTTGTTGATTCCTGTGTTTGATATGCTGGTTTCAAATAATGCCTGCAGCTGAAACTGAGATATGTGGTCTGCTTTTTGATCTTTAAACAAATTGCACGTCGtggtttttttatatcaacTTCTTTTGATTTCCATGTTAAGATgcaatttttcatgttttgttCAATTGGGTTTCATCTCATTTGTGACATGTACCAATTGTGGGTCATGATCATTTATGGAacctctttttatttttcagttttaaactattaaaaaaacaatgagAATGAAAATACCAGATGAGGAATAATAACATTCTGAGTAACACTGAGCAAGGTGAGTTGAGAAATGGAATTGGTAACAGGCTTTTTGAAGTTTGTTTTGATCTGGCATAGTATGTTTCTGAGAGTAGGGAATTCGATCAAACCGACAACAtcttaaatttagattttcacATGGTTTTTGTGGTCAAGACTCAAGAGAAGCACAGTTATGAATTAATTGTGAGGTTGCCTTTCAAGGGTCACCCTGTGTCTTTGCTTGTGTTTCTGAGGATGTAACTGGAATTGATCGCTGATTCCTGTCATGTTCGATTTTGAACGAACAAGTCCTCATTTTGTAAAATAAAGACTAATCTTGAATACTTTACGGATCCTCCCTTAACCTGAATGTAATGCAAATATGTAATttgcagaagaaaaaaaaagttttaattgGCCCTGGACATTGAGTCAATTGGTGTAGAACTAGCTTTTTGTCCTTTCACTTAGctgttttaagttttttgttatttcttacaatgagaaaattgaaatgggaAGGTTTCATACATCACATCCACTACAATTTAGGCTCATCCCCTTGATTATGTGGTCAATGAAGCTGCTCCAACCACATGATCTTGAAAATTTttgttctatgttttttttgtagaagTAGTTTGTAGGCATAATTTGTTGTTCCATGAGCTGTTTCTTATTTGTATACTAATTCTTTTATCATATTTTCACGGCTACAGGGGACTAATTCTAGGCCATTGTCCAAAAGGGTGGTGAGATAAAGAGAAGATTGAGAAAGAGTGAATTGGTTGAATTGTAATTCGAACAGTCTACATAATTTTGTTTGCACTGTTATCTGTCTGGATGCAGGAATCTCTCTATTAGACACACACTTGCAACACAGACTAAGTTGATGCTTCTGATCATGTATTAGGCTTCATATTCATTAGGTTATAATGAGAACAAGAATCGGTTCAGAGAGATAGAATTGCAATATTTGTTGATTGGACTGTATTAGGACTCAGAGTACAAATAAAGAGTCAACTAGTATACTTAGGaacataaaaaattgatgGTAGGCCTTCAATTGTTGATTTTTAAACAATTGGAATTCTTAATTTACCAAACAATTGTTAAAGGGCTAAATTGACAATATGCAAATAATTTATGGGGCAAAACTGCAGAAAACCCGAAACAAAATGCTTTTGTATAGCTAGATAAAAACTTTTATGGTTAATtcctcaaatggtcctcaaacttatactcgatttacattttgatctctcaattaaattattcgttcaaatggtccatcaactctatattattctGTCCATTGGTCATACCGTTACAAACTGTCAATGTTGCCGTTAAATGTAAGGGTAACATAACCGTCTTAAGTTTCCCAAATATGTGATAAAGTGGTGATACATAGGTGATATAGTAGTGATACAATAGTGATACAGTGGTGATAAAGGGGTGATAGAAATTGCTagttgctctctctctctctctccattccCCCATGATCACCACCCTCAAGCTCCAACGCCTAAACCCATCCCACAACCACCCTCCAGGCTAGGCCCCATGAACCTAGAACCCCAGCTCCTCCCCAAAAGCCAGCAGAtttagaaa includes the following:
- the LOC117621679 gene encoding mitogen-activated protein kinase kinase kinase 17-like produces the protein MAGLKRKRATPDEIIVVDDSADDADHYLTISLSGCEWVRGPMLGQGGFGSVYLGFVKKPRLCLKGVPRIVAVKSTLASQAHDLMGEDVLLYIFRRCPFVINCYGEDETIGADGRHLFNVFLEYADGGTMADLIEKSMGFGLREFQVRKYTESILKGIKYIHERGFVHCDLKPENILIVSDTAGSSGGACFVPKIGDLGLTKKANQKWEKPSFGGTPMYLSPEAVVYGIQQQPSDIWALGCVVLQMLTGRHPWDFTPGAVFDVRDLLTALLASRIPAIPGWLSKEAKDFLQCCFMWNTSERFTAAMLLNHPFVTKLDNGVGEVKPIEQVSSAVASSVLDCPSFIPLGSWKSEDAEEMAQENDGFSEQEILPLKLMSRHVVPSPKPSTFAIMGAA